A region of the Legionella sp. PATHC035 genome:
TTGCTACAGAATTTGCTGCGGAGACTAATCATACAGTGATGTTACAGCAGGCTCCTCAATTTTTACCCTATCTGTTGATTGCATTAGTTCCTACGTTATTGCTTGCCCAATTCGATGAAATAAGCGCATATTATAAGAAACGTAAGATTCATTATCACCCATTGCGATTAGGCGGTTTGAATGATCTTGGCGAGCAAAATCCTTATGTTGAAAGCATGGTTGCAATGGCAATCGCCGTTTGTATTTCAGCATTTCTGGTTGAATATTTTCAGATGCAAAATGGACAGTGGATGATTTGGGGGACTGCCAGTGTCGTTACTGGTAATGTAATGACAACGCCACAAAAATTGAGTCAACGTGTTATTGGTGTATCACTAGGTGTTCCCTTAGGTATTTTATTCGGATTTATTATTCCCAGCACGCCTTTTGCTTTGACCTTTGCCATTTGTGGCATTTTCTTAACTTTAGTTGCCTTCCGTCGTTATGTCATTGCGTATTCTTTTCGTTGTTTCTTTGTTGCAACAACAGTGATGTTAGTCACGCATTCAGCGAGCGTTGCATCAGAACGCTTGACGCATGTTATATTAGGTGGGCTCATAGGGTTCGGTTCCGTTATTTTCTGTCATTTTGTTCACCGTGCCCAATCACGTTGGGTGAAAAAATAAAATTTAAAACGCAAACTGAGTTGGGGATAAACAATACGCTAACCAAAAATTAAATAAAACCGTATCGCAAGTTCCGTTAAAACAAAGAGGAGCATCCACCTGATTCGCCCTTAATCCATCAATAAAACTGGATCTGGCAAAGCGTTTACCAGAAACTTCACCAATATCCTTCCGACCCTTTATACTCCACACTTATTCTCTTGAAATAAATTTATCAACACCTGCTTCATCAATGAAAACCAATTTATATGACGAATACGCTGCTACTTTGGATGGACCTTGTTGAATAGATAACTGCTGAGGATAAGATCATTATCAAGGTGCCTGTCAGGGCGGATGAGAATATTGCGACAATAAACACCTCCCCCCTACTCCCCCTCTCCCACTGCTGGAAGAGGAGCTTTTTAATGGCGATGAAGGATTACTTCACTTGGGGAATTGACTAACTAACCATAAATACTGACTCTTCGTGCTTGATTCAATTGATCGAAAGTACGTTTTGCTGGTGCAAAATTGGGATATTGAGTCACTAAACGCTGTAAAATCATACGCGATAAGATTTCATCCCCTTGATTCCATTCATTTAATGCTTCCAGATACATAAAATCAGCAGCTTGATCTGCAGTAGCAGGGGCTCTATTCATCAGTACAGGCTCAATAAAACTGACACGAGCCTGAGTTTGTGCCTCCATTCTTTGCAAGAGTTTACGCGCCTGGAGGCTGCCATTATCACTGGCTTGCTGTAATAATTGCTTGCCTTTAGTAATGGAACGCTCACCTGCAGTACCTTCGAGATAATAAGTACCTAATTGGTATTGTGCGTACGCATTTTGACGTGCAGCCAATTTTTCATAAAGACTTGCTGCGATTTTTGGGTTTTTTTCAACTCCTAACCCGTAATGATACATTCTTGCTAAAGCCAACATCGCTTTTTCGTTACCTTTATCTGCAGACTGTTGGTAATATTTGAGCGCGTTATTGAAATCTAGTTTGGTAGAAACTCCCGTTTCAGACAATAATCCTAACTGGTAAAGTGCATTCGCATTCCCTAAATCGGCTGCTTTTTTATACCAAGCTAGAGCTTGTTGGGTATCACGAGCCTGTCCCAAACCATTAAAATAAATTGCCCCTAATTGATTCATTGCCTCATGAACTTGATGAGTTGCTGCTTCAACAAATAAATCTTTGGCTTTCTGATAATTAACTGGAGTTCCTTTGCCATATAAATACATGAGCGCCAAATTGTATACCCCTAAAACATCACCTTTGGCAGCAGCTTGTTCATAATTTTTTAATGCCCGAACATAATTATCATTGACTGTTTCATCAATAAAACCTAAGGCAACAGAAGCCTCAGGCAGAGCTTTGGCTGCTTTCTCATACCATTGTTTCGCCAAGTTATAATCAGGCTCTCCACTCTCACCCAATTGATAAAACTGGCCTAATAAATACTGTGCCAGAGGATTTCCTTGTTCCGCAGAAGCAGTATACCAACGTTGGGCATCTGTCAGATTAGGTTCAGAACCTAAACCTTTTTCCAGCATAAAAGCCAATTTCAATTGGGCGTACTGATCACCTTTTTCAGCCAAACCGGTATAAATTTGTTTTGCTTCTTGCATTTTTTCCGGATCAGAGTTTTCTGCTAAATAATAATCAGCTAAAACGATTCCGGCATGACTGTTTCCTAATTTATAAGAATTGATCAAATCAGGCAAAAAGTCTTGTCCGATTTGTTTGCGTAGTACGGACATATTAAAATCTGCGTAAGAGAATTTATCATCAACAGATTGCTGTAATTTCGCTATCCCTTTATTCTTATCTTGAGGAAGTCCTTTTCCTTCAGCAGCATACGTTCCCAAGATAAAATCACTTACTGCATTTTGACCCGATTGTTGATACCAATTAATTGCTTGGCCTGGATCGGCTTGTACACCAATACCCCGGTCATAAAGCAAGCCCAATAATAAGGCAGCACTTTCATCACCAGTAGCCGCTTGATCCTTAGCAACTCGAAAAGCTTGTGCTTGTCTTTGTTTATCCTGATCCATAGCGTTATAAAAGGCGAGTGGTAATAACGCTTGAGAAACTCCGCGATCTGCTGCACCTTGATACAATTGACGAATCATCGCTATTTTGTGCTTTCTGACATTCACACTTAAGCCACTATCATTTTGACGTGCCAAATTATCTGCCAACTCATATTCTGCAGGACCATAATTATTGGCGGCAGCCAGATACAGCATAGACATTGCTTGTTCTTGATTCGGTTGAATGAATACTGTACCGTCTGGGCCAGTGATGCCTTGTGAAAGAATTCGAGCCAATACATATTGAGATTTTTTATTGCCTTTAAACGCAGCATCCGTTAAATCATTTAATGCCAGCTGATAACCTTGTTTATCCTTGGCATGCTGTAAATATAAAAGCCCTAAATTGTATTCGGCCCCTAAATGTTGCTGTTGGGCTGCATTTTGATAAAAAATAATAGCTGACGCATCACTTTGCGCCACACCAATACCATATTGAAACATTTGCCCTATTTGAAATTGCGATTGGGCATCACCTAAGATCGCCCTAAAATATAAATGATTAAATACCGACATATAATTAAGCTGTGCTTGCCAGCCTTGAGTCCATAAATCCATGATACTGGCTTGTGAATAATCATCATAATCATAATAATTGGCATCGATATAAGGTGCAGGAAGATTTAATTGTGCAAATATTGGAGTATTTGTTCTTTCTAAAGCAGATAACTGTTGATCCAAAGGATAAAGTGGGTATGTCCATTGATTCGCCTGGAAGCCAGGAGTTTTATTCAAGATCGCATCATAGTAACTGGTTATAGGAACATCGTTAGGTTGGACTAATTCAAATTGGGGTTTAAAAACAGACTGACGCATTATCTTTTTCAATCGGGGTGCCTGGTTATAAGCGAAATCACCTAATACCGTAGGATTATGCCAAGCACTTAGTATGCCCTTCATTTGAAAATCAGTTTGCTCCAATTTATCTGTTGTACCATTACTTAACCACAGTGCTGCTTGCGCCAAAGCAGCCTCTTGATTTTTTGCACTGTCATCTTGATTCGCCTGATTTAGCCATTGCTTGGCCAAATTCGGATCAGCATCCACGCCTATTCCCTTTTGGTACATTTCAGCTAACTCACGTTTGCCCTGTGGCAAACCATCTTGAGCCGCTTTTAAGGTCCACATGAAGGCAGTTTTGGGATCATAAATGGGGCTTTTGGGCTCCAAATAATTATGAGCTAGATCTAAATACGCCTCATCATTCTGTTGTTTCGTTGCCTGACCAAACCATTTCAAGGCTTGTTCTTTTTGGTTTTGGTGCAAAGCCAATTCACCCAAAGCAACCATTGCGGGTGCAAAACCTTGAGTTGCTGCTTGGGTTAATAATTCTTCACCTTTCTTTTCGTCCTTATCAACCAATTTCCCTTCAAGATATAACTCCCCTAATCGAGTTATCGCTTGAGGATTACCATTGGCCACCGCCTTATTTAACCAGATAAGACCTAATTTTTTATTTGATGCATTACGACTGTCAATAAAATTCTTGGCTAAAGTAAATTGGGCAAGGGAATTACCATTTTTTGCCGCACTGATGTAATAGCGAGTTGCCGCATCCTCATTGCGTTTCACTCCAACTCCATATCTGTATGCCGCCGCCGTAAACATTTGGGCATCTACATCACCATCATCCGCCGCCTTTTTAAACCATGTAAAAGCTTGTTGTGGATCCTTTTCATGCAATAAAGTGTATCTGGCCATAAGTTGGATAGCAGGAAGATAGCCTTTTTGTGCCGATTGGGTAAA
Encoded here:
- a CDS encoding tetratricopeptide repeat protein: MKSLVPWVCLFVASASQHAFADDFSAYRLGNYNKAIEPLMNQSGKNAVADYYLGRIYLYGYGQLKNSQLAIRYFTQSAQKGYLPAIQLMARYTLLHEKDPQQAFTWFKKAADDGDVDAQMFTAAAYRYGVGVKRNEDAATRYYISAAKNGNSLAQFTLAKNFIDSRNASNKKLGLIWLNKAVANGNPQAITRLGELYLEGKLVDKDEKKGEELLTQAATQGFAPAMVALGELALHQNQKEQALKWFGQATKQQNDEAYLDLAHNYLEPKSPIYDPKTAFMWTLKAAQDGLPQGKRELAEMYQKGIGVDADPNLAKQWLNQANQDDSAKNQEAALAQAALWLSNGTTDKLEQTDFQMKGILSAWHNPTVLGDFAYNQAPRLKKIMRQSVFKPQFELVQPNDVPITSYYDAILNKTPGFQANQWTYPLYPLDQQLSALERTNTPIFAQLNLPAPYIDANYYDYDDYSQASIMDLWTQGWQAQLNYMSVFNHLYFRAILGDAQSQFQIGQMFQYGIGVAQSDASAIIFYQNAAQQQHLGAEYNLGLLYLQHAKDKQGYQLALNDLTDAAFKGNKKSQYVLARILSQGITGPDGTVFIQPNQEQAMSMLYLAAANNYGPAEYELADNLARQNDSGLSVNVRKHKIAMIRQLYQGAADRGVSQALLPLAFYNAMDQDKQRQAQAFRVAKDQAATGDESAALLLGLLYDRGIGVQADPGQAINWYQQSGQNAVSDFILGTYAAEGKGLPQDKNKGIAKLQQSVDDKFSYADFNMSVLRKQIGQDFLPDLINSYKLGNSHAGIVLADYYLAENSDPEKMQEAKQIYTGLAEKGDQYAQLKLAFMLEKGLGSEPNLTDAQRWYTASAEQGNPLAQYLLGQFYQLGESGEPDYNLAKQWYEKAAKALPEASVALGFIDETVNDNYVRALKNYEQAAAKGDVLGVYNLALMYLYGKGTPVNYQKAKDLFVEAATHQVHEAMNQLGAIYFNGLGQARDTQQALAWYKKAADLGNANALYQLGLLSETGVSTKLDFNNALKYYQQSADKGNEKAMLALARMYHYGLGVEKNPKIAASLYEKLAARQNAYAQYQLGTYYLEGTAGERSITKGKQLLQQASDNGSLQARKLLQRMEAQTQARVSFIEPVLMNRAPATADQAADFMYLEALNEWNQGDEILSRMILQRLVTQYPNFAPAKRTFDQLNQARRVSIYG
- a CDS encoding FUSC family protein, encoding MHVISKTIQALKDEIQIGSLLRGIIVLLPFALLYLSTNNSIWLQSSVLTISTLIVEERLELTALGVLLHGCMIVGMFYLLFLTQLMPVLYIVSCTLAATTVILVTIKGERLRPLGSWTFIPAIILATEFAAETNHTVMLQQAPQFLPYLLIALVPTLLLAQFDEISAYYKKRKIHYHPLRLGGLNDLGEQNPYVESMVAMAIAVCISAFLVEYFQMQNGQWMIWGTASVVTGNVMTTPQKLSQRVIGVSLGVPLGILFGFIIPSTPFALTFAICGIFLTLVAFRRYVIAYSFRCFFVATTVMLVTHSASVASERLTHVILGGLIGFGSVIFCHFVHRAQSRWVKK